In Leptospira sp. WS58.C1, a single genomic region encodes these proteins:
- the mtaB gene encoding tRNA (N(6)-L-threonylcarbamoyladenosine(37)-C(2))-methylthiotransferase MtaB: MPFPPAEKKVLFHTLGCRLNFFESDGLFSSLSKHGYSVAGAEDIPDVVVVNTCTVTNKADSRNRNIIRNAIKRYPGAQVWVTGCYAQTDKESIESIPGIAGVIGNENKSDLPRLILEKEGADPSYIPVVSDRFAYSDVLPNGHTRAYLKIQDGCDRQCSYCKIPQARGKGVSRNWKDVLDQVSFLQDNGVGEIILTGVNLGWYRDAEGKKAFPKMLEAILNKLEYSRLRLSSIEPPDVGVELAELLTHPRFTPFLHVPLQSGSKEILKRMKRSYTPETFRKRIELAKSKIPDLFLGTDVIVGFPGETEQDFQDSCSILEELGFSKIHAFPFSVRKNTSAEQFPETVSKDTKKERVHSLMDLSQRLHRKYAESQFSKSREAVLERGGIAVTDNYLKAVIPESDVKSLSPGQFLTVEIGEYIPDVADKEGKVSARILAAIG, encoded by the coding sequence ATGCCCTTTCCGCCGGCTGAAAAAAAAGTATTATTCCATACCTTAGGCTGTAGGCTCAATTTTTTTGAGTCGGACGGTTTATTCTCTTCTTTGAGTAAACACGGATATTCCGTAGCCGGTGCGGAAGATATTCCCGATGTGGTTGTGGTCAATACATGTACCGTCACTAATAAAGCAGATTCAAGAAATCGTAATATTATTCGCAATGCCATCAAAAGATATCCCGGCGCTCAGGTTTGGGTAACAGGTTGTTATGCTCAAACCGACAAAGAATCCATAGAATCCATTCCTGGGATCGCAGGTGTGATCGGTAACGAGAACAAATCGGATCTGCCTAGATTGATCTTAGAAAAAGAAGGAGCGGATCCTTCTTATATTCCAGTCGTTTCAGATCGATTTGCATATTCGGACGTTCTACCAAATGGACATACTAGGGCTTATTTAAAGATCCAAGACGGATGTGATCGTCAATGTTCTTATTGTAAAATTCCCCAGGCCAGAGGAAAGGGTGTCTCCCGAAATTGGAAGGATGTACTGGATCAGGTTTCCTTTCTTCAGGACAACGGAGTAGGAGAGATCATACTTACGGGTGTGAACCTGGGATGGTATAGGGACGCAGAAGGCAAAAAGGCATTTCCTAAAATGCTCGAGGCAATCTTAAATAAATTGGAATATTCCAGGCTCAGACTTTCTTCCATTGAGCCTCCGGATGTGGGTGTGGAACTTGCGGAACTTCTTACCCATCCTAGATTTACTCCGTTCTTGCACGTTCCTTTACAAAGTGGAAGTAAAGAGATCCTGAAAAGAATGAAACGCAGTTATACTCCGGAAACTTTCCGTAAAAGGATAGAACTCGCTAAGTCCAAGATCCCTGATTTATTTTTAGGAACGGATGTGATCGTAGGTTTCCCGGGAGAAACAGAACAGGATTTTCAGGACTCTTGTTCTATTCTGGAAGAATTAGGTTTTTCTAAAATACATGCATTTCCGTTCTCCGTTCGGAAAAATACTTCCGCGGAGCAATTTCCGGAAACCGTTTCTAAGGATACTAAAAAGGAAAGAGTTCATTCTCTTATGGATCTTTCTCAAAGGCTGCATCGCAAATATGCAGAAAGCCAATTCTCTAAAAGCAGAGAGGCCGTTTTGGAAAGAGGCGGAATTGCGGTGACAGACAACTATCTAAAAGCAGTGATACCCGAAAGCGATGTGAAAAGTTTAAGCCCGGGACAGTTCTTGACTGTAGAGATCGGAGAGTATATCCCTGATGTTGCCGATAAAGAAGGTAAGGTCTCCGCCAGGATACTTGCCGCGATCGGCTAA
- a CDS encoding tetratricopeptide repeat protein, whose amino-acid sequence MHKGKILLLTLILFVSSAGNIIAQSEPDYQTALEEFQKGNSEKALEIIRVLHEQGKRSYETHYLAAFCHYNAGRNKSAATHWSEALKLKPGDPAVSIDFARYLIQVGRNPDALEIIYNSYQSNPKNREVRLLYATSLLYNNKAREALYIIEKLKAEDGSDYRPLVLEAQVYFYLGSAEKAEVSLKWAQSLVPDNPNVLNNLGLVYEKAGNQEAKRGNIKKALEQLRNAKEQLESALKLKPDDEKIKGNIRRIEARINALSAG is encoded by the coding sequence ATGCACAAAGGAAAAATACTCCTACTTACACTGATACTATTTGTATCTTCCGCGGGGAATATTATCGCTCAAAGCGAACCGGATTACCAAACGGCATTGGAAGAATTCCAAAAAGGAAATTCCGAAAAAGCTTTAGAGATCATTCGTGTACTTCACGAACAAGGAAAAAGATCCTACGAAACCCATTATTTGGCGGCTTTCTGTCATTATAATGCGGGAAGAAATAAATCTGCAGCCACTCATTGGTCCGAAGCTTTAAAATTAAAACCCGGAGATCCGGCCGTTAGTATCGATTTTGCCAGATATCTGATCCAAGTAGGTAGAAATCCCGACGCTTTGGAGATCATATATAATTCTTACCAATCCAATCCTAAAAATAGAGAAGTAAGATTATTATACGCGACTTCTTTATTATATAATAATAAAGCGAGAGAAGCATTATATATTATCGAAAAACTAAAAGCAGAAGATGGGAGCGATTACCGTCCTTTAGTTCTGGAAGCTCAGGTTTATTTCTATTTAGGAAGCGCGGAAAAAGCGGAAGTCAGTTTGAAATGGGCTCAGTCTTTAGTTCCGGATAATCCGAATGTGTTGAATAATTTAGGGTTAGTTTACGAAAAAGCGGGAAACCAAGAAGCAAAAAGAGGGAATATCAAAAAGGCCCTCGAACAATTAAGAAACGCTAAAGAACAATTGGAATCCGCACTTAAGTTAAAACCGGACGACGAAAAAATAAAAGGTAATATCAGAAGAATAGAGGCAAGGATCAATGCCCTTTCCGCCGGCTGA
- a CDS encoding metalloenzyme yields MIFYVFIDGIGFGENNPDKNPFSKYAKGIFLPLGNKTIPEDSPSKLRELTYLKTDASMGIKGLPQSATGQTSLWTGINACQVLNRHMSGFPTFTLKRIIAKYSIIRILEENGFKADLLNCYTPGFAEHIKKHPRHVSASTLIQMAADKPLRDMDDLRDGKGLYMDISRDFLRKFGKDFIDKDDPVLEIQDPYKTGNEIIPAMKDHTLCIYEYFITDKVGHKMNWKGAEKCISDLESFLLGVLDAMDPEQDQLILTSDHGNLEDLTVDVHTVNPVPTILYGKYTEQMKDKIHALKDIPHAIYDCLGIQIQMSEQEFIQTSAN; encoded by the coding sequence ATGATATTTTATGTATTTATAGACGGGATAGGCTTTGGGGAAAACAATCCGGATAAAAATCCATTCTCCAAGTATGCAAAGGGGATATTTCTACCCTTGGGCAACAAAACGATCCCGGAAGATTCCCCCTCCAAATTAAGAGAACTCACCTATCTTAAAACGGACGCAAGTATGGGAATCAAGGGACTTCCCCAAAGCGCCACAGGCCAAACTTCACTTTGGACAGGGATCAATGCCTGCCAGGTCTTGAACCGTCACATGAGTGGATTTCCCACATTCACCTTAAAACGTATCATCGCAAAATATTCCATTATTCGTATCTTAGAAGAGAACGGATTTAAAGCGGATCTATTGAACTGTTATACCCCAGGTTTTGCAGAACATATAAAAAAACATCCTAGACATGTATCCGCTTCTACTTTGATCCAAATGGCTGCAGACAAACCCTTAAGAGATATGGATGATTTGAGAGATGGTAAGGGTCTATATATGGACATCAGCCGCGATTTCCTTAGGAAGTTCGGAAAGGACTTTATAGATAAGGATGATCCGGTTTTAGAGATCCAAGATCCGTACAAAACCGGTAATGAGATCATTCCCGCGATGAAGGATCATACTTTGTGTATCTACGAATACTTTATCACGGATAAGGTAGGCCATAAAATGAACTGGAAAGGTGCCGAAAAATGTATCTCCGACCTGGAGAGTTTTTTACTCGGAGTTTTGGACGCGATGGATCCTGAACAAGACCAGCTCATTCTCACTTCCGACCATGGAAACCTGGAAGATCTGACTGTAGATGTGCACACGGTGAATCCGGTGCCAACTATTCTGTACGGTAAATATACGGAACAAATGAAGGACAAGATACACGCTTTAAAAGATATCCCTCATGCAATCTACGATTGTTTAGGGATACAGATCCAAATGTCCGAACAAGAATTTATTCAGACATCTGCAAATTAA
- a CDS encoding P83/100 family protein: MSRIRLAVFLIFLGSFSFPIFAQEGPKLGEKEVRSTGKVNFINRSAARADEETKGSNARTGAGISEALKKDPKSPASADGITAIRILPDEKEKKFGADLISIGKDADYGHINSIQRILSGYVKANFGYSEANSDTLATYILYYNAIHRKSADYIKRKYNTEVVKNAQKDKIGIGRRYTEWPGKTQIVIPIVFNILTDDGKDLDTDELEKEVNKDLDKKKEGQDDKKRMNDLQNEKADEEKRKLQDKKEENRKKQEEASNKEREAEREIQELNKDPVKNKQKITQKQEERKQAQQEQQKAKKEEQQLKEKEKEIAKKEESRKSDSKSSSSSSDSKSSSSGDSKKSEAKSDDNKSKEELKQELKETKKELETVKEEQKKKEEFDKNVVGGKILFLKTLKYTSDGHYSNELHALDPTKDDTIFKGDFNKICGRTFEVVDGKALVVGYESDHSAAHKLILIDQETLKPAIWSADSVFWRSPMIIKGEEIYAFEERNGKYYLSRYDKALKKTAGSEEEISPNSNVTFFGEKIYVTGKEEGSGKTEIAVFGKADLKLIKKIKP; the protein is encoded by the coding sequence ATGTCACGGATTCGACTGGCCGTATTTCTAATCTTCCTCGGAAGTTTTAGCTTTCCGATCTTCGCCCAAGAGGGGCCCAAACTTGGAGAAAAGGAAGTTCGTTCTACCGGAAAGGTGAACTTCATCAATAGATCCGCTGCAAGAGCCGACGAAGAGACAAAAGGAAGTAACGCCAGAACCGGTGCCGGTATCTCCGAAGCATTAAAAAAAGATCCTAAATCTCCCGCTTCTGCGGATGGGATCACCGCGATCCGCATCCTTCCCGACGAGAAGGAAAAAAAATTCGGAGCCGATCTGATTAGCATCGGTAAAGACGCCGACTACGGACATATCAACTCCATCCAAAGGATCCTTTCCGGATATGTTAAGGCAAATTTCGGATATTCCGAAGCGAACTCGGATACATTAGCGACTTATATACTTTATTACAATGCGATCCATCGTAAGAGTGCGGATTATATCAAACGTAAGTATAATACCGAAGTTGTGAAAAACGCGCAAAAAGACAAGATCGGTATCGGTAGACGTTATACGGAATGGCCTGGTAAAACACAGATCGTAATCCCAATCGTATTTAATATTCTTACCGACGACGGAAAAGATCTGGATACCGATGAGCTAGAAAAAGAAGTCAATAAGGACCTGGACAAAAAGAAAGAAGGCCAAGACGATAAAAAAAGAATGAACGACCTTCAAAACGAGAAGGCAGACGAAGAAAAACGTAAACTCCAGGACAAAAAAGAAGAGAATAGAAAAAAACAAGAAGAAGCTTCCAACAAAGAAAGAGAAGCTGAAAGAGAGATCCAGGAACTGAACAAAGATCCTGTTAAAAACAAACAAAAGATCACTCAAAAACAAGAAGAACGTAAACAGGCCCAACAAGAACAACAAAAGGCCAAAAAAGAAGAGCAACAATTAAAGGAAAAAGAGAAAGAAATCGCTAAAAAAGAAGAATCCCGTAAATCGGATTCTAAATCTTCCTCATCTTCTTCCGATTCCAAAAGTTCTTCCTCCGGAGACTCAAAAAAATCCGAGGCTAAGTCCGATGATAATAAGTCCAAGGAAGAGTTAAAACAAGAACTGAAAGAAACTAAAAAGGAACTGGAAACGGTTAAAGAAGAACAGAAGAAGAAGGAAGAATTCGACAAGAACGTTGTCGGAGGAAAAATTCTATTCTTAAAAACCTTAAAGTACACTTCCGACGGACATTATAGCAATGAGTTACACGCGTTAGATCCTACCAAGGACGATACGATCTTCAAGGGTGACTTCAATAAGATTTGTGGACGTACCTTCGAAGTAGTGGATGGAAAAGCACTTGTGGTCGGTTACGAATCCGATCACTCCGCTGCCCACAAATTGATACTGATCGATCAGGAAACATTAAAACCTGCGATTTGGTCTGCTGATTCGGTATTCTGGCGATCTCCAATGATCATCAAAGGAGAAGAGATCTACGCCTTTGAAGAGAGAAACGGAAAATATTATTTAAGCCGTTACGACAAAGCCTTAAAGAAAACTGCGGGAAGTGAAGAGGAGATCAGCCCGAACTCCAATGTGACTTTCTTCGGTGAAAAAATTTACGTAACCGGCAAGGAAGAAGGTTCCGGAAAAACCGAAATTGCAGTGTTCGGCAAAGCCGATCTGAAATTAATCAAAAAGATCAAACCGTAA
- a CDS encoding tetratricopeptide repeat protein: MNRSIILVTGFLFVCAGLLTGIYTAVIQDTDSTNKGIMEKVREGEEFLKHSNPKSSEKALDIFAELSSKDVGTDLSFRIQYDLATALDKTGDKMRALGIFRELNQKEGLAREEKARVAYGLGNLLLLLNRDEEGKGHLEEVLRTSGDNKLRSNALSAIADYYMKKGNYDQSRKNYVLALQEDPENVKARVRWGKSLRRMGKDWSAYDVYEDYVQSDAYFDPDKVAVDKEFRSGLLEKGRELYVRKEYYSAIETLKKALDIGVSERAREQAWYYIAESYDALGKSEQAIQYLNKILENSDGTLDQAAMFRKGTIYFRGGKYEKAAAVFQESADRNPDSPVGKKSAAWKKEALDQIEDDLRYKDGEGGGKAKPSDDDRQDDDWKY, encoded by the coding sequence ATGAACCGTTCCATCATTTTAGTCACGGGATTTTTATTCGTATGCGCAGGCCTTCTTACCGGAATATACACTGCGGTGATCCAAGACACTGATTCCACAAATAAAGGGATCATGGAAAAAGTCAGAGAAGGAGAGGAATTCCTAAAACATTCCAATCCTAAATCTTCCGAAAAGGCCTTGGACATTTTCGCTGAATTATCCTCCAAGGATGTGGGCACGGATCTTTCTTTCCGCATCCAATACGATCTGGCAACCGCTCTGGACAAGACCGGAGATAAGATGAGAGCCCTTGGCATCTTCAGAGAGCTGAACCAAAAAGAAGGTTTGGCTCGCGAGGAAAAGGCTAGGGTCGCCTACGGCCTTGGGAATCTACTTCTTTTATTAAACAGGGATGAAGAAGGTAAGGGACACTTGGAAGAAGTTCTTAGGACTTCCGGAGACAATAAGCTTAGATCCAACGCGTTATCCGCAATTGCCGATTATTATATGAAAAAAGGTAACTACGATCAGTCTAGAAAGAACTACGTATTGGCCTTACAAGAAGATCCTGAAAACGTAAAAGCGAGGGTCAGATGGGGAAAATCTTTACGTAGAATGGGTAAAGATTGGTCCGCTTACGATGTGTACGAGGATTACGTTCAGTCCGACGCTTACTTCGATCCGGACAAGGTTGCCGTGGATAAGGAATTCCGTTCCGGACTTCTCGAGAAGGGAAGAGAATTATACGTTCGCAAGGAATATTACTCTGCGATCGAAACCTTGAAAAAGGCTTTGGACATCGGTGTCAGCGAAAGAGCTAGGGAACAAGCCTGGTATTATATCGCGGAAAGTTACGACGCTTTGGGAAAATCGGAACAAGCCATCCAGTATTTGAACAAAATCCTGGAAAATTCGGACGGAACCTTGGATCAAGCCGCTATGTTCAGAAAGGGGACCATTTATTTCAGAGGCGGAAAGTATGAGAAAGCTGCTGCGGTTTTCCAAGAATCTGCGGATAGAAATCCCGATAGTCCTGTAGGTAAAAAATCGGCTGCTTGGAAAAAAGAAGCCTTGGATCAGATAGAAGACGATCTTAGATACAAGGACGGAGAAGGCGGCGGAAAAGCTAAACCTAGCGACGATGATCGTCAAGACGACGATTGGAAATATTAA
- a CDS encoding class I SAM-dependent methyltransferase yields MIDIEYYYDPEYQNFLLSSKRRELTPPEIVLKHFSLKDVQNIVDFGMGLGFWTETLLKSIHKEGWVWGAECNQDFLDEVLHWKNRENIQRFTPFYMEKADRPLLPEWIPVPEVIFASLVLSTFADPGQAMDGLIRSMKKGGKLIVLDWVKNEYPIGPRINDKISLDKMKFLAEQYKLEIIKTVRISENVYGLEIQSGPEFEYGYYDLREEEMYSEELIRS; encoded by the coding sequence ATGATCGATATAGAATATTATTACGACCCAGAATATCAGAATTTTCTCCTCTCTAGTAAGAGACGTGAGCTTACTCCTCCGGAAATCGTTTTGAAACATTTTTCGCTAAAGGATGTGCAGAATATCGTGGATTTCGGGATGGGTCTTGGTTTCTGGACGGAAACACTTCTCAAATCCATTCATAAAGAGGGCTGGGTCTGGGGTGCAGAATGTAACCAAGATTTTCTGGACGAAGTATTACATTGGAAAAACCGCGAAAATATCCAAAGATTCACTCCGTTTTATATGGAAAAAGCGGACCGTCCCCTATTGCCGGAATGGATCCCTGTTCCTGAAGTTATTTTTGCATCCTTAGTACTTTCCACTTTTGCCGACCCAGGCCAAGCAATGGACGGCCTCATTCGTTCGATGAAGAAGGGTGGCAAATTGATCGTCCTAGACTGGGTTAAAAACGAATATCCGATCGGCCCTAGGATCAACGATAAGATCTCTTTGGATAAAATGAAGTTTTTAGCGGAACAGTATAAATTAGAAATTATTAAAACTGTTCGCATCAGTGAAAACGTATACGGATTGGAAATCCAATCAGGCCCTGAATTCGAATACGGTTATTACGATCTGAGAGAAGAAGAAATGTATTCGGAAGAATTGATCCGTTCTTAA
- a CDS encoding tetratricopeptide repeat protein, translating to MRSLLYILLICSSFSPSFPQEENRREWNKAAKQKVLLLHQSGKEAESLPFLEEYVKKNPNELVYKLYLARALFWRADLELPGHSEDVFSRMEKVRKIRDNYLRAASLFEENVGYLAKVSPRDPDLGKWTFLWAMSEWYAGREDRAIQLFKKSFKHDFRLNQANYNIGAIYESLGQILDSQIYYGTYLKNEKELKEEE from the coding sequence ATGCGCTCTCTCTTATACATCCTTCTGATCTGTTCCAGTTTTTCTCCTTCTTTTCCTCAAGAAGAAAATAGAAGAGAATGGAATAAGGCGGCAAAACAGAAAGTTTTACTTCTTCACCAAAGTGGAAAAGAAGCGGAGAGCCTTCCTTTCCTGGAAGAATACGTTAAAAAAAATCCGAATGAGTTGGTCTATAAACTCTATTTAGCCCGGGCACTTTTTTGGAGAGCCGACTTGGAACTGCCTGGTCATTCGGAAGATGTGTTTTCTAGAATGGAGAAGGTCCGAAAGATCCGGGATAATTACTTGAGAGCAGCCAGTCTTTTCGAAGAGAATGTCGGATATTTAGCAAAGGTAAGTCCGAGAGATCCGGATTTGGGAAAGTGGACCTTTTTATGGGCCATGTCCGAATGGTATGCGGGCAGGGAAGACCGAGCTATTCAGCTATTTAAGAAGTCTTTTAAGCATGATTTTCGTTTGAATCAGGCAAATTACAATATTGGGGCGATTTACGAAAGCCTTGGACAAATCCTAGATTCTCAAATTTATTACGGAACCTACTTGAAAAACGAAAAGGAACTGAAAGAAGAGGAGTAA
- the serC gene encoding 3-phosphoserine/phosphohydroxythreonine transaminase: MSKFERRIYNFCAGPAMLPTPVMEKAASEFLNYRGSGMSIMEDSHRGKLFEEVLDTSLSLIRELLSIPENYEIMFLSGGASLHFSALPLNLLKEGESADFAVTGIWAKKAMEEALRFNPVKKIYDGEDHKYTETPELNDSMVNPGAAYVYITSNNTLLGTRYANIPDITKAPLIADMTSEILSRKIDVSKFGAIFAGAQKNIGPSGLSVLIIRKDLLGRSGRTVPILMDYALTAKNKSMYNTPPTYSIYMSKLVFEWLKDLGGVEKIEKINEEKAKILYDYLDTTSFYNAPVKPNSRSVMNVVFTLQDKNLESKFLAGAEERGLHGLEGHRLVGGLRASIYNSMPKEGVIALVEYMKEFEKKV; this comes from the coding sequence ATGAGCAAATTTGAGCGCCGAATCTACAATTTTTGCGCAGGTCCTGCGATGCTTCCCACTCCAGTCATGGAAAAGGCCGCATCCGAGTTTCTGAACTATCGCGGATCCGGTATGTCCATTATGGAAGACAGCCATAGGGGAAAACTTTTTGAAGAAGTCCTGGATACATCCCTTTCCTTGATCAGAGAATTATTATCTATTCCGGAAAATTACGAAATTATGTTTCTTTCCGGAGGAGCTAGCCTTCATTTCTCCGCCCTCCCCTTAAATCTTCTAAAGGAAGGGGAATCGGCCGACTTCGCAGTCACAGGTATCTGGGCGAAGAAGGCTATGGAAGAAGCTCTCAGATTCAATCCGGTCAAAAAGATCTACGACGGAGAAGATCATAAGTATACCGAGACTCCGGAACTAAACGACTCCATGGTAAATCCGGGAGCGGCTTACGTATACATTACTTCTAATAATACTTTATTAGGAACTCGTTATGCGAATATTCCGGATATCACCAAGGCTCCACTGATCGCGGATATGACTTCCGAAATTCTTTCTAGAAAAATAGACGTAAGTAAGTTCGGCGCGATATTTGCGGGAGCCCAGAAAAATATCGGACCTTCCGGTCTCAGTGTTCTCATTATCCGCAAAGATCTGCTCGGTCGTTCCGGAAGAACCGTTCCTATATTGATGGATTATGCTCTGACAGCAAAAAATAAATCCATGTATAATACTCCTCCTACTTATTCCATCTACATGTCCAAACTTGTGTTTGAATGGCTAAAAGATCTAGGCGGAGTGGAGAAGATCGAAAAGATCAACGAGGAGAAGGCTAAAATCCTGTACGATTATTTGGATACAACTTCCTTTTATAATGCTCCCGTAAAACCGAATTCCAGATCCGTAATGAACGTTGTCTTCACTTTGCAAGATAAAAATTTAGAATCTAAGTTTTTGGCTGGAGCAGAAGAAAGAGGACTCCACGGATTAGAAGGTCATAGGTTAGTCGGCGGTTTACGAGCTTCTATCTATAATTCCATGCCGAAAGAAGGTGTAATTGCCTTAGTGGAATACATGAAGGAATTCGAGAAAAAGGTTTAA
- the rpiB gene encoding ribose 5-phosphate isomerase B, with amino-acid sequence MKKIGIASDHGGFELKEYLRKELADSIEILDLGTKDETSVDYPLVIADACKKVLSKEVDGLIALCGTGIGASIAANRHKGIRAALCHDEFTAEMSRRHNNANVLVLGGRVLGKDLAARIAQKWLNTSFEAGRHERRVGQLDTIV; translated from the coding sequence ATGAAAAAAATTGGCATCGCTTCCGATCACGGTGGATTCGAACTCAAAGAATACCTTCGCAAAGAATTGGCGGACTCGATTGAGATCCTGGACTTAGGCACAAAGGATGAGACCTCTGTGGATTATCCTTTAGTAATTGCAGACGCTTGCAAAAAAGTACTTTCTAAAGAAGTGGATGGACTGATCGCACTTTGTGGGACAGGGATCGGAGCTTCTATCGCAGCAAATCGTCATAAGGGGATCAGAGCTGCTCTTTGCCATGACGAGTTCACCGCGGAAATGTCCCGCCGTCATAACAATGCAAACGTATTGGTTTTAGGCGGAAGAGTTTTAGGTAAAGACCTGGCAGCCCGAATCGCTCAAAAATGGCTGAATACTTCTTTCGAAGCGGGACGCCATGAAAGAAGAGTGGGTCAGTTAGACACCATCGTTTAA
- the fliE gene encoding flagellar hook-basal body complex protein FliE has translation MNVDFNSKLWYTYNSGYSDSRYPLSPKGDKVSVKIEDQRHYGDVKEPVAPDYVAESFSEAMRNAFKSVNDLQVEADELTQKMVYDPNSVDAHEVMVASEKARVALTFTKTLADGVVRAYRDLTSMR, from the coding sequence ATGAACGTAGATTTTAATTCCAAACTTTGGTACACCTATAACTCGGGATATTCCGATTCTCGTTATCCCCTTTCTCCTAAAGGAGACAAGGTTTCCGTAAAGATAGAAGACCAACGTCATTACGGAGATGTGAAAGAGCCTGTTGCTCCGGACTATGTTGCTGAAAGTTTTTCGGAAGCGATGAGAAACGCATTCAAATCAGTAAACGATCTACAAGTAGAAGCGGACGAACTCACTCAAAAAATGGTATATGATCCGAATAGTGTGGACGCTCACGAAGTGATGGTCGCTTCCGAAAAAGCAAGAGTAGCACTCACATTCACTAAAACTCTAGCGGATGGTGTAGTAAGAGCTTACAGAGATCTTACTTCCATGAGATAA